From the genome of Candidatus Omnitrophota bacterium:
CCCCGGAAATTTAAACCCGTGCCATAATAGACTATCTTCCCTCTTTAATTTAATAGATGAGTGTTTAACAAAAAGTTCGTTTCTCCGGGCAAAAGTGGGGAGATAAATGGGATAGGGTTTTACCTGGCTTTTGTAGAGCAATATCGCTTCGTATTTCTTCTTGATTTCCTCTTCAGAAAGCTCTATGTTATACCAATCGATATCACTATCTTTTAATTTCTTGGGTGGTGCAATCTCCAGCTCAGGCTTATAGCCCCTTGGCTTAGGCCAGCCCCAAATATGGATAAGATAGGAAAAAATTTCGGGTTTTTCTATCTGACCGTTTAGTTCCCAAAGAGCAATTTGTAAAAAAAGATAGAGAGCTCGATGGTCGGGGTTAGTATCTATCGGATGAGAAACAAAAATTTTGGTAGGTTTAAAATCTAAAATCACATTCTTTAAATCTTTCAAGATGCTTTCACCAAGATAAGGAGCGCCGGGAGAAAAACATTCTCCACACATTACTTTGGGAATACGGGTAAGTAAATTTTTGTAAGGAGAAACTTCCCCCCAATATTTGGTCAAAATTTCCATCGTTCCTCTATCCGGATAACCCAAAAAAATAACATCCTTATTTTTTAAGCCCAAAAATTCCATTGCCTGAATTGTTTCCTTCCTTCTTAGTTCCCCCAAATGAAGAAATTCTTTCTTTCTAAAAACAAGTCTT
Proteins encoded in this window:
- a CDS encoding PIG-L family deacetylase; translation: MNTSVKSRLNQTILLLSILYFFFSSVSTYAQEFKAIEFSQKDRVLILAPHPDDEVIGTGGVIQKAIKSLAEVKVAVFTNGDHNELAFIVYEKRLVFRKKEFLHLGELRRKETIQAMEFLGLKNKDVIFLGYPDRGTMEILTKYWGEVSPYKNLLTRIPKVMCGECFSPGAPYLGESILKDLKNVILDFKPTKIFVSHPIDTNPDHRALYLFLQIALWELNGQIEKPEIFSYLIHIWGWPKPRGYKPELEIAPPKKLKDSDIDWYNIELSEEEIKKKYEAILLYKSQVKPYPIYLPTFARRNELFVKHSSIKLKREDSLLWHGFKFPGEEEYVEGENPPEKIISALACGSDKENFFVKLNLRRRIDKDFGISVFLIGYKTNEDFSQMPKLKLIIDMSGVRVKDKKHTLFIKDVNLKYENKKRTMVIKVPYSVLGDPDYILASASSRVRLLPFDETAWRIIELE